In Ensifer canadensis, a genomic segment contains:
- a CDS encoding ABC transporter permease, translating into MASICSVLPELLCKFPAIDDGTIRLARKTIDDGFKGFVRTYGDAIDTVVQPLQWFLNYLESLFVSSPWIVILALMVAIVYFGSRNINITIGTALSMIAIGLVGLWNDTMVTLAMVTVCTLISILIGIPIGILMARSERVQSVVNPALDVMQTMPSFVYLIPVVMIFGIGKVPGLIAVVIYAVPPMIRLTNLGIRLVDKEVLEAADAFGSSAWQKLKNVQMPLALPTIMAGINQTIMMSLAMVVVASMIGVGGLGKNVLQAIANQFFTVGFLNGFALVGIAIIFDRTSQAFGRRLQKHSEVIHG; encoded by the coding sequence ATGGCATCCATCTGCAGTGTCTTGCCAGAGTTGCTCTGCAAGTTCCCTGCCATTGACGACGGAACGATCCGCCTGGCTCGCAAGACCATCGACGATGGTTTCAAGGGTTTCGTCCGCACCTATGGCGACGCCATCGACACGGTCGTCCAGCCGCTTCAATGGTTTCTGAACTATCTCGAAAGCCTGTTCGTCAGCTCGCCGTGGATCGTCATCCTCGCGCTCATGGTGGCGATCGTCTATTTCGGCAGCCGCAACATCAACATCACCATCGGCACGGCGCTGTCGATGATCGCCATCGGCCTCGTCGGCCTGTGGAACGACACGATGGTCACGCTCGCAATGGTCACCGTCTGCACGCTGATCTCGATCCTGATCGGCATTCCGATCGGCATTCTGATGGCGCGCTCCGAGCGGGTGCAGTCGGTCGTCAATCCGGCGCTCGACGTGATGCAGACGATGCCGAGCTTCGTCTATCTTATTCCGGTCGTGATGATCTTCGGCATCGGCAAGGTTCCGGGCCTCATCGCCGTCGTCATCTATGCCGTGCCGCCGATGATCCGGCTCACCAATCTCGGCATCCGCCTCGTCGACAAGGAAGTGCTCGAAGCCGCCGACGCCTTCGGGTCGTCGGCCTGGCAGAAGCTCAAGAACGTGCAGATGCCGCTGGCGCTGCCCACCATCATGGCCGGCATCAACCAGACCATCATGATGTCGCTGGCGATGGTCGTCGTCGCATCGATGATCGGCGTGGGCGGCCTCGGCAAGAACGTGCTGCAGGCGATCGCCAACCAGTTCTTCACCGTCGGTTTCCTCAACGGCTTCGCCCTTGTCGGTATCGCCATCATTTTCGACCGTACCAGCCAGGCCTTCGGCAGGCGGCTACAGAAGCATTCGGAGGTTATCCATGGCTAG